The Perca flavescens isolate YP-PL-M2 chromosome 23, PFLA_1.0, whole genome shotgun sequence genome has a window encoding:
- the zgc:194209 gene encoding adipocyte plasma membrane-associated protein, translating to MLGKRSLLAALLAVVVGVYLLPSPIDPKPHVLKGPPPALEGPLAVNTRLQKGRRLFTGKLHGPESFTADEQGNVYTGTVDGKLWRIGPDDSLALITHMGQDLPECGSSTDYEPVCGRPHGVRLDRRGQLIVADSYFGLHSVNPQTGEKTLLLANSQGADGVPFAFLNGLEISSQTGIIYFTDSSSRWGRRHVTLEVIELNSLGRLLSYDPETGSVKVLLDSLYMPNGIVLSPDEHFLLLAETSIARLLRFWLKGPKAGTKEIVMDNMIGYPDNIRLSDHGTFLVGITTTRFRKVTPPFLDMIAPYPAVKRFLAKVIPLSWYSLLLRRYALVLELGPDGEIVDTLHDPEGRLTWAISDVFQHRGRTYLGSTNLPFLPVLEGSWES from the exons GTTGGGTAAGAGATCATTATTAGCAGCTCTGCTCGCTGTGGTGGTTGGCGTTTACCTGCTGCCTTCTCCCATAGACCCCAAACCACACGt ACTGAAGGGGCCTCCTCCGGCCCTCGAGGGCCCGCTCGCTGTCAACACCCGGCTGCAGAAGGGCCGCAGGCTGTTTACTGGGAAACTACACGGACCAGAATCCTTCACTGCAGATGAGCAGG GTAATGTGTACACAGGAACAGTGGACGGGAAGCTGTGGAGGATCGGTCCTGATGACAGCCTCGCTCTCATCACACACATGGGACAGGATTTACCagaatgtg gcaGCAGTACAGACTATGAGCCTGTGTGTGGTCGTCCTCACGGTGTGCGTTTGGATCGTCGCGGCCAGCTGATAGTTGCTGACTCATACTTTGGGCTGCACAGCGTCAACCCCCAAACTGGAGAAAAGACTCTGTTGCTGGCTAATTCacaag GCGCCGATGGCGTTCCCTTTGCCTTCCTGAACGGGCTGGAGATTTCTTCCCAAACTGGGATCATTTATTTCACCGACTCCTCCAGCCGCTGGGGACGCAGACACGTCACACTGGAG GTGATCGAGCTGAACAGCCTCGGCCGTCTTCTCTCCTACGATCCAGAGACAGGGAGTGTGAAGGTCTTGCTGGACTCCCTCTACATGCCCAACGGCATCGTCCTGTCGCCTGATGAACACTTCCTGCTGCTGGCGGAGACGAGCATCGCACGCCTGCTGAG GTTTTGGCTGAAGGGCCCGAAGGCTGGCACCAAGGAGATTGTCATGGACAACATGATTGGTTACCCAGACAACATCCGCCTAAGCGACCACGGAACATTCCTGGTTGGCATAACAACGACACGGTTCCGGAAGGTCACGCCTCCCTTCTTGGACATGATCGCCCCGTACCCGGCTGTCAAACGCTTCCTGGCCAAG gtGATTCCTCTGAGCTGGTACAGCCTCCTGCTGCGGCGCTACGCTCtggtcctggagctgggaccgGACGGCGAGATCGTGGACACGCTGCACGACCCCGAAGGCCGCCTGACGTGGGCCATCAGCGACGTCTTCCAGCACCGAGGGAGGACCTACCTGGGCAGCACCAACCTGCCGTTCCTGCCCGTCCTGGAGGGATCCTGGGAGAGCTGA